The proteins below are encoded in one region of Alistipes communis:
- a CDS encoding transglycosylase domain-containing protein, which yields MKKKTQGAPAPNYVKWLWYAALTPFVLLAAMLTLTALGAFGRMPSFEELENPRSNIATEIYSEDGKVLGTFFVQNRSYVQYEELFASDSVTRTSINGREVPPIVAALIATEDARFDSHSGIDIPSLIRVGVKTILLQNRSAGGGSTITQQLAKNLFPRDTVRRQSALLRKGKLVLAKFKEWITALKLEYNYTKEEIAAMYLNIVEYGSNAYGIKSAAHTFFNKTPDQLNLQEAAVLVGVVNAPTRYSPVRNYDNAMARRNLVLARMAEAGAITHAERDSLSALPITLNYRPVSHNDGQATYFREMLRQVMNARPPKRRNFYTEWDYEQAVKEYENNPIYGWCHKNTKADGTPYNIYKDGLKIYTTINSTMQQYAEEAMLKQLRTVIQPKMDAQYRSTKVLFQNTSAEEREKIVRQAMRYSDRYRALKEEGRSEAEIDRIFRTPCPTRVFTYRGERDTILSPRDSILHHKRIMRAGFVAIEPQTGRVKAYVGGPNFRYFKYDMAKQGKRQIGSTIKPFVYTFAIDHLGLTPCTPVPNLPVTIDTSNGTPWSPKEASKVVYDGEMHPLKWGLARSRNNYSAWIMKQAKQPEAVADFIHNMGIRSFIDPVYALCLGTSESSVFEMVSAYSTFANGGVHTDPIFVTRIEDRQGNLIATFIPESQDAVSERTAYTMLTMLQSVVTNGTAGRLKWQFDLGDAQLGGKTGTSQRNRDAWFMCVAPKLVAGAWVGGEDQSVHPTYGGEGSIMALPIVGEFFSTVYKNPALGISKQDRFRRPDRVTEYDCEEEMQQSQYTEEEEGFFD from the coding sequence GTGAAAAAGAAGACGCAGGGCGCACCTGCCCCCAACTATGTGAAATGGCTGTGGTATGCGGCCCTCACACCCTTCGTACTGCTGGCCGCGATGCTTACCCTGACGGCGCTGGGAGCCTTCGGGCGCATGCCCTCGTTCGAAGAGTTGGAGAACCCGCGCAGCAACATCGCCACGGAAATCTACTCCGAGGACGGCAAGGTGCTGGGAACCTTCTTCGTGCAGAACCGTTCCTACGTGCAGTACGAGGAGCTGTTCGCCTCGGACTCGGTGACCCGCACCTCGATCAACGGCCGCGAAGTGCCGCCGATCGTCGCGGCGCTCATCGCCACCGAGGACGCCCGCTTCGACTCGCATTCGGGCATCGACATCCCGTCGCTCATCCGCGTAGGGGTGAAGACGATCCTCTTGCAGAACCGTTCGGCAGGCGGAGGATCGACCATCACGCAGCAGCTGGCCAAGAACCTCTTCCCGCGCGACACGGTACGCCGCCAGAGCGCGCTGCTGCGCAAAGGCAAGCTCGTGCTGGCGAAATTCAAGGAGTGGATCACGGCGCTCAAACTCGAATACAACTACACCAAGGAGGAGATCGCCGCGATGTACCTCAACATCGTGGAGTACGGATCGAACGCCTACGGCATCAAGTCGGCGGCGCACACCTTCTTCAACAAAACGCCCGACCAGCTCAACTTGCAGGAGGCCGCCGTGCTCGTAGGCGTGGTCAACGCACCGACGCGCTACTCGCCGGTGCGCAACTACGACAACGCCATGGCCCGTCGCAACCTCGTGCTCGCGCGCATGGCCGAAGCGGGCGCCATCACGCACGCCGAGCGCGACTCGCTCTCGGCGCTGCCCATTACGCTCAACTACCGCCCCGTCTCGCACAACGACGGGCAGGCGACCTACTTCCGCGAGATGCTGCGGCAGGTGATGAACGCCCGGCCCCCCAAGCGCCGCAACTTCTACACCGAATGGGATTACGAGCAGGCCGTCAAGGAGTACGAGAACAACCCGATCTACGGCTGGTGCCACAAGAACACGAAGGCCGACGGCACGCCCTACAACATCTACAAGGACGGGCTGAAAATCTATACCACGATCAACTCCACGATGCAGCAGTACGCCGAGGAGGCGATGCTCAAACAATTGCGCACGGTCATCCAGCCCAAGATGGACGCCCAGTACCGTTCGACCAAGGTGCTCTTCCAGAACACGTCGGCCGAAGAACGCGAGAAGATCGTGCGGCAGGCGATGCGCTACTCCGACCGCTACCGCGCCCTCAAAGAGGAGGGGCGCAGCGAGGCCGAGATCGACCGCATCTTCCGCACGCCCTGCCCCACGCGGGTCTTCACCTACCGCGGCGAACGCGACACGATCCTCTCGCCGCGCGACTCGATCCTCCACCACAAACGCATCATGCGCGCCGGATTCGTCGCCATTGAACCGCAGACGGGCCGCGTCAAGGCCTACGTCGGCGGCCCCAACTTCCGCTATTTCAAATACGACATGGCCAAGCAGGGCAAGCGGCAGATCGGCTCGACGATCAAACCCTTCGTCTATACATTCGCCATCGACCACCTCGGTTTGACGCCCTGCACGCCGGTGCCCAACCTGCCGGTGACGATCGATACGAGCAACGGCACGCCGTGGTCGCCCAAAGAGGCGAGCAAGGTGGTCTACGACGGCGAAATGCACCCCCTGAAATGGGGGTTGGCGCGCAGCCGAAACAACTACTCGGCGTGGATCATGAAGCAGGCCAAACAGCCCGAGGCGGTGGCCGACTTCATCCACAACATGGGCATCCGCTCGTTCATCGATCCGGTCTACGCGCTCTGTCTGGGCACCTCCGAATCGAGCGTCTTCGAGATGGTGAGCGCCTACTCGACCTTCGCCAACGGCGGCGTGCATACCGACCCGATCTTCGTGACGCGCATCGAAGACCGGCAGGGCAACCTGATCGCCACCTTCATTCCCGAATCGCAGGACGCCGTATCGGAGCGCACGGCCTACACGATGCTCACGATGCTGCAAAGCGTCGTGACGAACGGAACGGCCGGCCGGCTGAAATGGCAGTTCGATCTGGGCGACGCACAGCTGGGCGGCAAGACCGGCACCTCGCAGCGCAACCGCGACGCGTGGTTCATGTGCGTGGCCCCAAAGCTGGTGGCGGGTGCATGGGTCGGCGGCGAAGACCAGTCGGTACACCCGACCTACGGCGGCGAGGGCAGCATCATGGCCCTGCCGATCGTGGGAGAATTCTTCTCGACCGTCTACAAGAATCCGGCGCTCGGCATCTCCAAGCAGGACCGGTTCCGCCGCCCCGACCGCGTGACGGAGTACGACTGCGAGGAGGAGATGCAGCAGTCACAGTACACGGAGGAGGAAGAGGGATTCTTCGACTGA
- a CDS encoding translation initiation factor, translated as MKFNDMKQHDANDWKSRLGMVYSTDPDFRYTTDEVEEPETLPPDKQTLRVWLDRKQRAGRVVTLVRGFRGTAADLEALGRMLKQRCGVGGSVKEGEIIVQGDHRDRIVEILLRAGYGCKKAGG; from the coding sequence ATGAAATTCAACGACATGAAACAGCACGACGCTAACGATTGGAAATCGCGGTTGGGAATGGTCTATTCGACCGATCCCGACTTCCGATACACCACCGACGAGGTGGAAGAGCCAGAAACCCTGCCGCCCGACAAACAGACGCTGCGCGTATGGCTCGACCGCAAGCAGCGTGCCGGCAGGGTGGTGACGCTCGTGCGGGGATTCCGCGGCACGGCGGCCGACTTGGAGGCGCTGGGGCGGATGCTCAAACAGCGCTGCGGCGTCGGCGGGTCGGTCAAGGAGGGCGAGATCATCGTCCAGGGCGACCACCGCGACCGCATCGTCGAGATCCTGCTGCGTGCGGGCTACGGCTGCAAGAAGGCGGGAGGATGA